The Pseudomonadota bacterium genome contains the following window.
CTCTTCGCGGGCAATCTCCAGCGTGCGCTGTTGGTGGGCGGGGTCCAGACTTGACGTCGGTTCATCGAGCAACAGGTAGCACGTCTCACCCGTGTCGCGGTCGAGCTGGGTAAGCACACGCGCGAGCTGTGTGCGTTGTCGCTCACCGCCGGACAGTGAGGGGTAGGCCTGGTCAGCGAGGGCTGACAGGCCAACGCGCGCGAGTGCGCGCAGCACCGCGGCCTCGTGGACGGCCGGTGAGGCCACGGAGGCGAGCGGCATACGCCCCATTTCGACCACCTGTTTCACGGTGAACGGAAATCGCAAGGCCGAGTCTTGCGGTAACACAGTGCGGCGTTTGGCAAGAGCCGGGGTACCCCACTCGCTCAGCGTGACGCCATCAAGGGTCACACGCCCGGCGCTCGGCGTCAGGTCGTTGCTCAGCAGTTTCAGCAAGGTCGATTTTCCCGCGCCGTTCGGGCCGACCACGGCTGTCAGCTGGCCCGCATTGACCGTGACCGACACGTCGTCGACCAGCCGTCGTGGGCCGCGTTGATACGCCACCGCCGTCGTGCACAGCACCTCAGATTGCCCCGCTCATTTTTTGCCGTACCAGCAGCCACAGGAACACCGGTCCACCCAGCAGGGCGGTGATGATTCCGATGGGCAGCTCCGCGGGTTGTGCGACCGTGCGAGCGGCACTGTCGGCCAGCAGCATCAAGGTTGCGCCGCCGACTGCAGCACACGGCAACAGCGCACGGTGATCCGGGCCGAGTGCGAGGCGAACGAGATGGGGCAGCAGCAAGCCGACAAACCCGATCAGGCCCGTGAGGCCCGTTGCGCAGCCGACCGACAGTGCGACGCACACCACGATGCGCCGTTTGAGTCGCCTGGTATCGAATCCGAGGTGGCCCGCTTCGGCTTCGCCGAGCGCCAGCGCATTGAGTGCGTCAGCCTGCCGCATCAACCACAGCAACGGCAACCACACCAGCGGCAGAGCGACGGCAAGGCTCTGCCAGGTTGCGCCGCCGAGCGACCCCAGGTTCCAGAATGTGAGCGTGCGAAGCTGGTTGTCATCGGCGATGAAGGTCAACAGCCCGACACCGGCCATCGCAATCGCGTTGATCGCGATACCGGCGAGCAGCAAGGTGGTGACGTGGGTGCCGTACTCGCTTTGCGCCAAGCGGTAGATGATGGCCGTGACTGTCAAGGCACCGATGAACGCCGCGACCGGAACGGCCCAGGCGGCGAACAGTGTGCTGAACACGGTGAGCACGGTGCTGCCGAGCACAATCACGCTGACCGCGCCGAGTACCGCACCGGACGACACCCCGACCAACGCTGGGTCGGCCAAGGGGTTTCGAAACAGGCCCTGAAGCGCAGCGCCGCTGACGGCAAGCGATGCGCCCACCGACACCGCGAGCAACGCGCGCGGCAGTCGCAAGTGGTGGATCACGATCTCGTGCTGCGCGAGGTGGGGTTGCCCTGCCAACGCAGACAGCACATCCAGAGGGCCGATGGGTACCGGTCCGGTGCCCAGTGCGATCAGCGCCGCCAAACAGAAGGCTGCGCCCAGCACGACGGCCGCAACTGGCGTTGTGACAACGCGAGACACGCTACCCGATCGGGCCACGTTGTGCGTCGTCAATCGGCGAGTGCGGTGGTGCTGGTGCCCGTGAAGGCCTCGTGCAACTGCTGTACCGCTGCGGGCAGTCTCGGGCCGAAGCCGAGCATCAACAACGCGTCAATCGGCACGATGCGCCCCGCCTGTCCTGCTGGCGTGGCGGCGAGTCCCGCGCGGGACAACAAGCCTGACACCCCACCGAGCTGACGCAGGTTGCGCTCGGTGACCAGAATGACGTCGGGCGCCGCAGCGAGCATGGCCTCGGCGGTGATCGGCTTGTAGCCGGTGAACGCGTCCCGAAGTGCGTTCACACCCCCGGCGAGCTCAATGATGCCGGCCGCGCTGGTGTCATCCCCGGCCGCCATGTCGCTGCCGGCGCCAATGTGCAGCACGAACACCGCGCGCGTCTCGGC
Protein-coding sequences here:
- a CDS encoding heme ABC transporter ATP-binding protein, with product MLCTTAVAYQRGPRRLVDDVSVTVNAGQLTAVVGPNGAGKSTLLKLLSNDLTPSAGRVTLDGVTLSEWGTPALAKRRTVLPQDSALRFPFTVKQVVEMGRMPLASVASPAVHEAAVLRALARVGLSALADQAYPSLSGGERQRTQLARVLTQLDRDTGETCYLLLDEPTSSLDPAHQQRTLEIAREEARAGRGVLAVLHDLNLASRYADRIVVMVDGRVSVQGSVREVITPDCIRDTFNIDTTVIAHPREGFPVVIPS
- a CDS encoding iron ABC transporter permease, giving the protein MLGAAFCLAALIALGTGPVPIGPLDVLSALAGQPHLAQHEIVIHHLRLPRALLAVSVGASLAVSGAALQGLFRNPLADPALVGVSSGAVLGAVSVIVLGSTVLTVFSTLFAAWAVPVAAFIGALTVTAIIYRLAQSEYGTHVTTLLLAGIAINAIAMAGVGLLTFIADDNQLRTLTFWNLGSLGGATWQSLAVALPLVWLPLLWLMRQADALNALALGEAEAGHLGFDTRRLKRRIVVCVALSVGCATGLTGLIGFVGLLLPHLVRLALGPDHRALLPCAAVGGATLMLLADSAARTVAQPAELPIGIITALLGGPVFLWLLVRQKMSGAI